The Phoenix dactylifera cultivar Barhee BC4 chromosome 12, palm_55x_up_171113_PBpolish2nd_filt_p, whole genome shotgun sequence genome has a window encoding:
- the LOC103718118 gene encoding calcium-dependent protein kinase 3-like isoform X1: protein MGNCCRSPAAVAREDVKSHFTAAAANHHHQGSGAAAKNHHYNAGAGGHPKRPTVLTGGACDAILAGGVEEKYLLDCELGRGEFGVTYLCMERDTKELLACKSISKRKLRTAVDVEDVRREVAIMRHLPRNPSIVSLREACEDENAVHLVMELCEGGELFDRIVARGHYTERAAATVTRTIVEVVQLCHRHGVIHRDLKPENFLFSNKKENSPLKAIDFGLSIFFKPGETFSEIVGSPYYMAPEVLKRNYGPEIDIWSAGVILYILLCGVPPFWAETEQGVAQAILRGLIDFKREPWPNVSENAKNLVRQMLEPDPKVRLTAKQVLEHPWLQNAKKAPNVPLGDAVKSRLKQFSRMNRFKRRALRVIADHLSIEEVEDIKDMFKMMDTDNDGVVSYEELKNGLAKFGSHLVESEVQTLIEAVRADTNGKGKLDYGEFVAVSLHLQRMANDEHLHRAFSYFDKDGNGYIEPEELQEALVEDGAGAADSTDVANDILLEVDTDKDGRISYDEFVAMMKTGTDWRKASRHYSRGRFNSLSVRLMKDGSLNLGGE from the exons ATGGGAAACTGCTGCCGCTCGCCGGCCGCCGTCGCCCGGGAGGACGTCAAGTCCCActtcaccgccgccgccgccaaccaccaccaccaagGTTCCGGCGCCGCTGCCAAGAACCACCACTACAACGCCGGCGCTGGCGGACACCCCAAGCGGCCGACTGTCCTCACCGGCGGCGCCTGCGACGCCATCCTCGCTGGCGGCGTCGAGGAGAAGTACCTCCTCGACTGCGAGCTCGGGCGGGGGGAGTTCGGGGTCACCTATCTCTGTATGGAGCGGGACACAAAGGAGCTTCTTGCCTGCAAGTCGATCTCGAAGCGGAAGCTCCGGACGGCCGTCGACGTCGAGGACGTCCGGCGGGAGGTCGCGATCATGCGCCACCTCCCCAGAAACCCCAGCATCGTGAGCTTGAGGGAGGCGTGCGAGGACGAGAATGCGGTGCATTTGGTGATGGAGTTGTGCGAGGGCGGGGAGCTTTTCGACCGCATCGTGGCGCGGGGGCATTACACCGAGCGGGCCGCCGCCACCGTCACCCGGACCATCGTCGAGGTCGTCCAGCTCTGCCACCGGCATGGGGTGATCCACCGGGACCTCAAGCCGGAGAACTTCCTTTTCTCCAACAAGAAGGAGAACTCGCCATTGAAGGCGATCGATTTTGGGTTGTCGATATTCTTCAAGCCTG GAGAAACGTTCTCTGAGATTGTCGGAAGTCCATACTACATGGCTCCTGAAGTTTTGAAGCGGAATTATGGGCCGGAGATAGATATATGGAGTGCAGGAGTAATTCTCTACATACTATTATGTGGAGTTCCCCCATTTTGGGCTG AAACTGAACAAGGGGTTGCACAAGCCATTCTTCGGGGGCTTATAGATTTTAAGCGTGAACCATGGCCAAATGTTTCAGAAAATGCTAAGAATCTGGTCCGGCAGATGTTGGAACCTGACCCAAAAGTTAGACTAACAGCAAAGCAAGTTCTAG AACATCCATGGCTTCAAAATGCTAAAAAAGCTCCGAATGTTCCTCTTGGAGATGCTGTCAAGTCGAGGCTCAAACAGTTTTCAAGGATGAATAGATTTAAAAGGAGAGCTTTAAGG GTCATTGCAGATCATTTGTCTATTGAAGAAGTTGAAGACATAAAAGATATGTTTAAGATGATGGACACTGATAATGATGGCGTCGTTTCATATGAGGAACTGAAAAATGGACTTGCAAAATTTGGTTCCCATCTTGTGGAGTCTGAAGTGCAGACGCTTATTGAAGCTGTAAGG GCAGATACCAATGGAAAAGGAAAGCTAGACTATGGGGAGTTTGTTGCAGTGTCTCTTCATTTACAGAGAATGGCAAATGACGAGCATCTCCACAGAGCCTTCTCATACTTTGATAAGGATGGGAATGGCTACATTGAGCCAGAAGAGCTTCAGGAGGCCTTGGTGGAGGATGGAGCTGGAGCTGCTGACAGCACGGATGTGGCAAATGATATCTTACTAGAAGTTGACACTGACAAG GACGGAAGAATAAGCTACGATGAATTTGTGGCAATGATGAAAACCGGAACAGATTGGAGGAAGGCATCACGACATTACTCAAGAGGAAGATTCAACAGTCTCAGTGTCAGGCTAATGAAGGATGGTTCTCTAAACCTGGGTGGTGAGTGA
- the LOC103718118 gene encoding calcium-dependent protein kinase 3-like isoform X2, whose amino-acid sequence MGNCCRSPAAVAREDVKSHFTAAAANHHHQGSGAAAKNHHYNAGAGGHPKRPTVLTGGACDAILAGGVEEKYLLDCELGRGEFGVTYLCMERDTKELLACKSISKRKLRTAVDVEDVRREVAIMRHLPRNPSIVSLREACEDENAVHLVMELCEGGELFDRIVARGHYTERAAATVTRTIVEVVQLCHRHGVIHRDLKPENFLFSNKKENSPLKAIDFGLSIFFKPGETFSEIVGSPYYMAPEVLKRNYGPEIDIWSAGVILYILLCGVPPFWAETEQGVAQAILRGLIDFKREPWPNVSENAKNLVRQMLEPDPKVRLTAKQVLEHPWLQNAKKAPNVPLGDAVKSRLKQFSRMNRFKRRALRVIADHLSIEEVEDIKDMFKMMDTDNDGVVSYEELKNGLAKFGSHLVESEVQTLIEAADTNGKGKLDYGEFVAVSLHLQRMANDEHLHRAFSYFDKDGNGYIEPEELQEALVEDGAGAADSTDVANDILLEVDTDKDGRISYDEFVAMMKTGTDWRKASRHYSRGRFNSLSVRLMKDGSLNLGGE is encoded by the exons ATGGGAAACTGCTGCCGCTCGCCGGCCGCCGTCGCCCGGGAGGACGTCAAGTCCCActtcaccgccgccgccgccaaccaccaccaccaagGTTCCGGCGCCGCTGCCAAGAACCACCACTACAACGCCGGCGCTGGCGGACACCCCAAGCGGCCGACTGTCCTCACCGGCGGCGCCTGCGACGCCATCCTCGCTGGCGGCGTCGAGGAGAAGTACCTCCTCGACTGCGAGCTCGGGCGGGGGGAGTTCGGGGTCACCTATCTCTGTATGGAGCGGGACACAAAGGAGCTTCTTGCCTGCAAGTCGATCTCGAAGCGGAAGCTCCGGACGGCCGTCGACGTCGAGGACGTCCGGCGGGAGGTCGCGATCATGCGCCACCTCCCCAGAAACCCCAGCATCGTGAGCTTGAGGGAGGCGTGCGAGGACGAGAATGCGGTGCATTTGGTGATGGAGTTGTGCGAGGGCGGGGAGCTTTTCGACCGCATCGTGGCGCGGGGGCATTACACCGAGCGGGCCGCCGCCACCGTCACCCGGACCATCGTCGAGGTCGTCCAGCTCTGCCACCGGCATGGGGTGATCCACCGGGACCTCAAGCCGGAGAACTTCCTTTTCTCCAACAAGAAGGAGAACTCGCCATTGAAGGCGATCGATTTTGGGTTGTCGATATTCTTCAAGCCTG GAGAAACGTTCTCTGAGATTGTCGGAAGTCCATACTACATGGCTCCTGAAGTTTTGAAGCGGAATTATGGGCCGGAGATAGATATATGGAGTGCAGGAGTAATTCTCTACATACTATTATGTGGAGTTCCCCCATTTTGGGCTG AAACTGAACAAGGGGTTGCACAAGCCATTCTTCGGGGGCTTATAGATTTTAAGCGTGAACCATGGCCAAATGTTTCAGAAAATGCTAAGAATCTGGTCCGGCAGATGTTGGAACCTGACCCAAAAGTTAGACTAACAGCAAAGCAAGTTCTAG AACATCCATGGCTTCAAAATGCTAAAAAAGCTCCGAATGTTCCTCTTGGAGATGCTGTCAAGTCGAGGCTCAAACAGTTTTCAAGGATGAATAGATTTAAAAGGAGAGCTTTAAGG GTCATTGCAGATCATTTGTCTATTGAAGAAGTTGAAGACATAAAAGATATGTTTAAGATGATGGACACTGATAATGATGGCGTCGTTTCATATGAGGAACTGAAAAATGGACTTGCAAAATTTGGTTCCCATCTTGTGGAGTCTGAAGTGCAGACGCTTATTGAAGCT GCAGATACCAATGGAAAAGGAAAGCTAGACTATGGGGAGTTTGTTGCAGTGTCTCTTCATTTACAGAGAATGGCAAATGACGAGCATCTCCACAGAGCCTTCTCATACTTTGATAAGGATGGGAATGGCTACATTGAGCCAGAAGAGCTTCAGGAGGCCTTGGTGGAGGATGGAGCTGGAGCTGCTGACAGCACGGATGTGGCAAATGATATCTTACTAGAAGTTGACACTGACAAG GACGGAAGAATAAGCTACGATGAATTTGTGGCAATGATGAAAACCGGAACAGATTGGAGGAAGGCATCACGACATTACTCAAGAGGAAGATTCAACAGTCTCAGTGTCAGGCTAATGAAGGATGGTTCTCTAAACCTGGGTGGTGAGTGA